In Photobacterium sp. TLY01, the following proteins share a genomic window:
- a CDS encoding triacylglycerol lipase, with product MAAFTCQAGSSTTGVAGKGYTETQYPIVLVHGLFGFDSLAGIDYFYGIPHALNKDGATVYVAQVSATNSTELRGEQLLAQVEDVLAISGAEKVNLIGHSHGGPTARYVASVAPELVASVTSIGGVNKGSRIADIVRGTVPEGSLPEGIAVELAQGLVTLINLLSGGSELPQDPLASLAALTTEGSLAFNQKYPEGIPTTRCGEGDYVADNGVYYFSWSGTSNFTNALDPTDAAMTVLGLAFDEPNDGLVGRCSSHLGKVIRDDYQMNHLDEINGLLGITHLFETAPTTLYRQHANRLQQQGL from the coding sequence ATCGCAGCCTTTACCTGTCAGGCTGGGAGCAGTACTACCGGTGTAGCAGGAAAAGGCTATACCGAGACCCAATATCCCATCGTCCTGGTTCATGGACTGTTTGGTTTTGATTCTCTGGCAGGGATCGATTACTTCTACGGTATCCCACATGCACTGAATAAAGACGGCGCGACTGTTTATGTTGCTCAGGTTTCTGCCACCAACAGCACTGAATTACGCGGTGAGCAGCTATTGGCACAAGTAGAAGACGTTTTGGCCATCAGCGGCGCAGAAAAAGTGAACCTGATCGGACACAGCCACGGTGGGCCTACTGCACGTTACGTGGCTTCAGTAGCACCTGAACTGGTGGCGTCCGTGACCAGTATCGGCGGTGTGAACAAAGGATCGCGCATTGCAGATATTGTCCGGGGCACAGTACCGGAAGGCTCACTGCCGGAAGGTATTGCCGTTGAACTGGCACAGGGACTGGTCACCTTGATCAATCTGTTGTCCGGCGGCAGTGAATTACCACAAGACCCGCTTGCCTCACTAGCCGCGCTCACCACTGAAGGTTCATTGGCATTTAATCAGAAGTACCCGGAAGGCATCCCCACCACCCGATGCGGTGAAGGAGATTATGTCGCCGACAATGGCGTGTATTACTTCTCGTGGAGTGGGACGAGCAATTTCACCAATGCGCTGGACCCGACCGATGCGGCAATGACAGTACTGGGTCTGGCGTTTGACGAGCCGAATGATGGGCTGGTCGGACGTTGCAGTTCACACCTGGGCAAAGTGATACGTGATGATTATCAAATGAATCATCTTGATGAAATCAATGGCTTGCTGGGCATTACGCATTTGTTCGAAACCGCACCAACCACACTTTACCGCCAGCATGCGAACCGTTTACAACAACAAGGCTTATAA
- a CDS encoding lipase secretion chaperone gives MKKTVLSLIGVVAAASAVCFYDPTISDAPAIQVPSQQDTKVDTYSSRDTFDYFLSGLGEADLETLKAHFNTYNAGQPNAYQLDNDLFERFIQYRMALSNINPDTRYPLHTESLQRLNDQVMQTQSAFFSAEEQQKLFGEENMQRQLALRQLELKDHMINQDDYDAAWEQEINTLPPVMQQSYRNAAILSQLQATNGLDEQEKYLRQQALVGAEAADRLVTLRQARADFEIKLAHYFQQRDVILTDNNLAKEQAQQALHELRQTSFSASQIRRVQALESIRDNQLVAQSQ, from the coding sequence ATGAAAAAGACCGTACTGTCACTCATTGGTGTAGTCGCAGCGGCAAGTGCGGTCTGTTTCTACGACCCAACGATCTCCGATGCACCCGCTATACAAGTGCCTTCCCAGCAAGACACCAAGGTAGACACTTATTCATCTCGCGATACGTTTGATTATTTTCTGTCAGGACTTGGAGAAGCAGATCTTGAAACCCTCAAGGCACATTTCAACACTTACAATGCCGGTCAGCCGAATGCTTATCAGCTGGACAACGACTTGTTTGAGCGATTCATTCAATATCGGATGGCACTGAGCAATATTAACCCCGATACCCGGTATCCATTACATACGGAAAGCCTGCAGCGATTGAACGATCAGGTGATGCAAACCCAGTCTGCCTTTTTCAGTGCCGAAGAACAACAAAAGCTGTTTGGTGAAGAAAATATGCAGCGGCAACTCGCCTTGCGGCAACTTGAATTAAAAGATCACATGATCAATCAGGACGATTACGACGCTGCCTGGGAACAGGAAATCAATACCCTTCCCCCAGTCATGCAGCAGAGCTACCGAAATGCAGCAATTTTGTCTCAGCTTCAAGCCACAAACGGATTAGACGAACAGGAGAAGTATCTGAGACAACAAGCATTAGTGGGGGCAGAAGCTGCTGACAGGCTGGTAACTTTGCGTCAAGCACGTGCAGATTTTGAAATAAAGCTGGCGCACTATTTTCAGCAGCGAGATGTGATTTTAACGGATAACAACCTGGCAAAAGAACAAGCGCAGCAGGCGTTACATGAACTCAGGCAGACCTCATTTTCCGCAAGCCAGATCCGACGTGTCCAGGCTCTGGAATCGATTCGGGATAATCAGCTCGTTGCTCAAAGTCAGTAA
- a CDS encoding DEAD/DEAH box helicase, with the protein MPFSTLGLSAPLNKAVAELGYTKPTTIQAKAIPVILEGQNLIAAAQTGTGKTASFVLPILERLSQGQTQRKKRVRALILVPTRELAMQVEEKVTHYGKHLGLTSLAMYGGVDEQQQKQRLIDGVDVLVATPGRLIDMYGQRAVYFEEIEMVVLDEADRMLDMGFIEAINKILDRLPENIQFLLFSATLSNKVRDLAKSVVENPYEISIAANQASKANITQWLVTVDKDKKSALLSHLILENQWDQALIFIETKHGAAKLASQLEKRGIEAEAFHSGRSQAIRAQLLADFKAGKIKYLIATGVGARGIDIEELPRVVNYDLPFPADEYVHRIGRTGRADAAGEAISFVSKDNFKNLCMIESRLGHLIERREVEGFAPKKPVPVTVLNYVPKNKRPKKD; encoded by the coding sequence ATGCCATTTTCTACTCTCGGACTTAGTGCACCACTGAATAAAGCAGTGGCCGAGCTGGGTTACACAAAACCGACAACGATTCAGGCGAAAGCCATCCCTGTGATACTGGAAGGGCAGAATCTGATTGCTGCCGCCCAGACAGGTACAGGTAAAACAGCCAGTTTTGTGTTGCCAATACTGGAAAGACTGAGTCAAGGTCAGACCCAGCGTAAAAAGCGCGTTCGTGCCCTTATTCTGGTGCCAACCCGTGAGCTGGCGATGCAGGTGGAAGAAAAAGTCACCCATTATGGTAAGCACCTGGGTTTGACGTCGCTGGCGATGTATGGCGGTGTCGATGAGCAGCAGCAAAAGCAACGGCTGATCGATGGCGTGGATGTGCTGGTGGCAACGCCGGGCCGTTTGATCGATATGTATGGTCAGCGTGCTGTATATTTCGAAGAGATCGAGATGGTGGTGCTGGATGAAGCCGATCGCATGCTGGATATGGGCTTCATCGAAGCCATCAATAAAATCCTGGATCGTCTGCCGGAAAATATTCAGTTTCTGCTGTTTTCTGCCACTTTGTCGAACAAGGTGCGGGATCTGGCAAAATCCGTCGTCGAGAATCCGTACGAAATCAGTATCGCGGCGAATCAGGCATCAAAAGCGAATATTACGCAATGGTTGGTGACGGTCGATAAAGACAAGAAATCTGCGCTCTTAAGTCATCTGATTCTGGAAAACCAGTGGGATCAGGCGCTGATCTTTATTGAAACCAAACATGGTGCAGCGAAGCTGGCCTCTCAGCTTGAAAAGCGCGGTATTGAAGCCGAAGCGTTTCACAGCGGGCGTAGTCAGGCGATACGAGCACAGTTACTGGCCGATTTTAAAGCAGGCAAGATTAAATATCTGATCGCGACTGGCGTTGGTGCCCGTGGGATCGATATTGAAGAATTGCCACGTGTGGTCAATTACGATTTGCCTTTCCCGGCAGATGAGTACGTCCACCGAATTGGTCGAACCGGACGTGCAGATGCGGCCGGTGAAGCAATCTCTTTTGTGTCAAAAGATAACTTCAAAAACCTGTGCATGATTGAAAGTCGTCTCGGGCATTTGATTGAGCGTCGGGAAGTCGAAGGTTTCGCACCGAAAAAACCTGTCCCTGTCACTGTGCTGAACTACGTTCCGAAAAACAAACGTCCCAAAAAAGACTGA
- a CDS encoding glutathione S-transferase family protein, with amino-acid sequence MQLIIGNKNYSSWSFRGWLMLVQNGIPFHENKLTLFSDNFYRTLEVYSPAAKVPVLIDGDVTVWDSLAICEYINEAYCQGRAWPQDKVERAKARAISCEMHSGFTALRNEMPMNCRARRHIELSEAAQHDVARIDQIWREQMLKYSDNGGWLFGEWSIADCMYAPVVLRFRTYGIEVSDLSKLYMDKVLQSAPVKAWLKDALQETDIVPEDEAGTDVV; translated from the coding sequence ATGCAATTGATTATCGGCAATAAAAACTATTCAAGCTGGTCTTTTCGTGGCTGGCTGATGCTGGTTCAGAATGGTATACCGTTCCATGAAAACAAGCTCACGCTGTTTAGTGACAATTTTTACCGCACGCTGGAGGTTTACTCGCCGGCCGCGAAAGTCCCTGTGTTAATCGATGGTGATGTCACGGTTTGGGATTCGCTGGCGATCTGTGAGTACATCAACGAAGCTTACTGTCAGGGACGTGCCTGGCCGCAGGATAAGGTCGAGCGGGCAAAGGCTCGGGCAATCAGTTGTGAAATGCATTCTGGCTTTACGGCACTGCGCAATGAAATGCCCATGAACTGCCGTGCCCGACGGCACATTGAGTTGTCTGAAGCGGCGCAGCATGATGTCGCACGGATTGATCAGATCTGGCGCGAGCAGATGCTGAAATATAGCGACAATGGCGGCTGGCTTTTTGGTGAGTGGAGTATTGCCGATTGTATGTATGCACCTGTCGTGCTTCGTTTCAGAACATATGGCATTGAAGTGTCCGATCTCAGCAAGCTCTATATGGACAAAGTGCTGCAGTCAGCGCCGGTCAAAGCCTGGCTGAAAGATGCGCTGCAGGAAACCGATATTGTGCCGGAAGATGAAGCGGGCACAGACGTTGTTTAA
- a CDS encoding phospholipase effector Tle1 domain-containing protein, whose protein sequence is MSLNHNKSKRFVKAGYQPLEDYSPPNKSSVTASSHTRQPVAEYVCNLLIYCSLDELGSLQTGCWTLKRTATENAVTTWQKSPGKNGHSLLTASCAEQEEKQLLHEVFQQAGFASSYRIQPQPTNTGHINAEFVPVKLAVQLEKWLGWPTLGYFYYFCDNKLTRECKLTGEDRWSFQFTRSDATTLTDELLSDHHYSSLLLPYQIEGQPVSGQYILFRKQKLSGDEFARLSPTWLEAHAVALDMQSIVASRTQALLERSTQDTAPPENTAAKTHHTVKMQPDTRQRESWSEIAEQYGLTARQLLDLNPQYSEDPLKLQIGDSLQITELNRDTQPKQPDSPSPLTGIETGKGYPFGNVWGTYTQRYMMPNLLHIQENSQILAQTPVVNTTQIKQRILRIGVFFDGTGQNKDNDLYKETYGNKSRSNIGRLFEAYPDVKEESYAIYVSGVGTVDGAHQDPGEIDDGDDEKTFGQALGVFDTTGAFAKWQNLLKQLANIIKKLDTEGSYDAITHIEFDVFGFSRGAALARHFVNAALKGLPDYTRRRRGKDSLGITPNLLGTEDPHWFNSEQGYELDTSRQVSVRFVGLFDTVGSFYWPGNADEGNFQLVLQPDCAQSVVQLCAHHEFRVNFPLTTLKTKGTLPDNFYEEVFPGAHSDVGGGYSAIEQYNKKGLDERYEFPMLTTYNREWIKSESLVGKVIHTSDGVRTVPDNPDSKLIPYLEFFIAEREPGWIQHCQESYGQYGAIKRDKAMLHYYRLQPVNNALSGLTQERMKQQAESIGIKWIASAYEQPKDFVTDDDIQQLWQKLAVLPVGSISQEHWQANVEKHGHKWIHRPHDALINPGYFEVYEWLVNKPNRNDDDKIVREIFENA, encoded by the coding sequence ATGTCGCTCAATCACAATAAATCCAAACGGTTTGTTAAAGCGGGTTATCAACCACTGGAAGATTATAGCCCGCCGAATAAGTCATCAGTCACTGCATCCAGTCATACCCGGCAACCTGTCGCTGAGTACGTATGTAACCTTCTGATTTATTGTTCTTTGGATGAACTCGGCAGCTTGCAGACAGGCTGCTGGACGCTGAAACGTACCGCCACAGAAAATGCGGTGACAACCTGGCAAAAATCACCGGGAAAGAACGGGCACAGCCTGCTGACCGCATCTTGTGCAGAGCAGGAGGAAAAGCAACTTCTGCATGAGGTTTTCCAGCAGGCGGGATTCGCATCCTCTTATCGTATTCAGCCTCAGCCAACAAATACCGGCCATATCAACGCAGAGTTTGTGCCGGTGAAGTTAGCCGTGCAGTTGGAAAAATGGCTCGGCTGGCCCACCCTTGGCTACTTTTATTATTTTTGCGACAACAAGCTGACCAGAGAATGTAAGCTGACCGGTGAAGACAGATGGAGCTTTCAGTTCACCCGTTCTGACGCCACCACACTGACCGACGAGTTATTGTCTGACCATCACTACAGCAGCCTGCTGCTGCCTTATCAAATCGAAGGACAGCCCGTTTCAGGTCAGTACATTCTGTTTCGCAAACAAAAGCTCTCTGGCGACGAGTTTGCCCGTCTCTCACCAACCTGGCTGGAAGCGCATGCTGTGGCGCTGGATATGCAGAGTATTGTTGCCAGCCGCACACAGGCACTGCTTGAGCGCAGCACTCAGGACACCGCACCGCCAGAAAATACCGCAGCGAAAACACATCACACCGTCAAAATGCAGCCAGATACAAGGCAGCGTGAAAGCTGGTCGGAGATTGCAGAACAATACGGTCTGACGGCCCGGCAGTTACTGGATCTGAACCCGCAGTACAGTGAGGATCCCCTGAAACTCCAAATCGGCGATTCCCTGCAAATCACCGAGCTGAACAGGGACACACAACCCAAACAACCTGATAGTCCCTCCCCACTCACCGGCATTGAAACCGGTAAAGGGTATCCGTTCGGCAATGTCTGGGGCACCTATACCCAGCGTTATATGATGCCGAATCTGCTGCATATTCAGGAAAACAGTCAGATTCTCGCCCAAACCCCGGTTGTCAATACCACGCAGATAAAACAGCGCATCCTGCGAATCGGCGTCTTCTTCGACGGCACCGGCCAGAACAAAGACAATGACTTGTACAAAGAGACCTATGGCAATAAATCCCGTTCGAATATTGGGCGGTTATTCGAGGCTTATCCTGATGTAAAGGAAGAATCATATGCTATCTATGTATCGGGAGTTGGTACTGTTGATGGTGCCCATCAAGATCCTGGTGAGATTGATGATGGCGATGATGAAAAAACCTTTGGCCAAGCACTGGGTGTCTTTGATACAACAGGCGCCTTCGCCAAATGGCAAAACTTGCTCAAACAGCTCGCTAACATTATTAAGAAGTTAGATACAGAAGGCTCTTATGATGCAATAACCCATATTGAATTTGATGTCTTCGGCTTCAGTCGTGGTGCGGCTTTAGCCCGCCATTTTGTCAATGCTGCCTTAAAGGGTCTTCCCGATTACACACGCAGACGTCGAGGGAAAGATTCTCTCGGTATCACCCCCAACCTGTTAGGAACAGAAGACCCTCACTGGTTTAACAGTGAGCAAGGCTATGAACTGGATACCTCACGGCAAGTCAGTGTCCGATTTGTCGGACTGTTCGACACGGTCGGTTCATTTTACTGGCCCGGCAATGCCGATGAAGGCAACTTCCAACTTGTACTACAGCCTGATTGTGCGCAAAGCGTTGTGCAGTTGTGCGCACATCACGAATTTCGCGTGAACTTTCCATTAACGACACTGAAAACCAAGGGTACACTGCCAGACAACTTTTATGAGGAAGTCTTCCCTGGTGCACACTCGGATGTCGGTGGTGGCTATTCCGCCATTGAACAGTACAATAAAAAAGGCCTGGACGAACGATATGAATTCCCCATGCTCACGACTTACAACAGAGAATGGATCAAATCAGAATCACTGGTCGGTAAAGTAATTCATACCAGTGACGGAGTGAGAACGGTTCCGGATAACCCAGACAGTAAATTGATTCCATACCTAGAGTTCTTCATAGCTGAGAGAGAGCCAGGTTGGATACAGCACTGCCAGGAATCGTATGGGCAATATGGTGCGATCAAACGAGATAAAGCCATGTTGCATTATTACCGCCTGCAACCGGTCAACAACGCACTATCCGGTCTAACTCAGGAACGCATGAAACAACAGGCGGAAAGCATCGGGATAAAATGGATTGCATCCGCTTACGAGCAACCCAAAGACTTTGTCACAGACGACGATATTCAGCAACTTTGGCAGAAACTAGCCGTTCTTCCGGTGGGGAGCATCTCACAAGAGCACTGGCAAGCCAACGTAGAAAAACACGGTCACAAATGGATCCATCGCCCACATGACGCACTCATTAACCCTGGTTACTTTGAGGTTTATGAGTGGCTTGTGAATAAACCTAATCGAAACGATGACGATAAAATAGTAAGGGAAATATTCGAAAATGCTTAA
- a CDS encoding LysR family transcriptional regulator, whose amino-acid sequence MDIDALRSFLAFIDTGSFTRAAKQTFRTQSAISMQMKKLEQELEKCLFQREGRQLVLTHEGQQLASYARRLLSLHDEAVTSLKSNADTQPLLIGCPDDYAETLLPHLVFLIREQLGPVQIHITCASSVRLRQLMDKGELDAAMLTRHPDSEEGHFLMHDQGVWYGTAQVDLLQRRPLPIALFQADCKFHAAALDGLMKQEISFDLISCSSSATAQRGMVRAGLAIGAMARSSMAPDLQVLNADWLPPLPNIDIVLALASRSQSRLTAQQAKLISHAFQRNPPEIPCESQPMAKPRGITLMKTAIKCE is encoded by the coding sequence ATGGATATTGATGCGCTGCGCAGCTTTCTCGCTTTTATTGATACCGGAAGTTTCACCCGGGCTGCAAAACAGACTTTCAGAACCCAGTCTGCCATCAGTATGCAGATGAAAAAACTGGAGCAGGAATTAGAGAAGTGCCTGTTTCAACGTGAAGGCCGTCAATTGGTGTTAACGCACGAAGGGCAACAGTTAGCCAGTTATGCCCGGCGGCTGTTAAGTCTTCATGACGAGGCCGTAACCAGCCTGAAATCAAACGCTGACACCCAACCTTTGCTGATCGGTTGTCCGGACGATTATGCAGAAACCTTGCTGCCGCACCTTGTTTTCCTGATTCGCGAGCAACTTGGCCCGGTTCAGATACACATCACCTGTGCGTCCAGCGTGCGTTTAAGACAATTGATGGATAAAGGCGAATTAGATGCCGCCATGCTGACGCGGCATCCGGATTCGGAAGAAGGCCACTTTCTGATGCACGATCAGGGCGTCTGGTATGGCACAGCACAAGTCGATTTGCTTCAGCGTCGTCCACTGCCAATTGCACTTTTTCAGGCAGACTGTAAATTCCATGCCGCAGCGCTGGATGGCTTGATGAAACAGGAAATCAGCTTCGATCTGATCAGTTGCAGCAGCAGTGCGACAGCACAACGCGGCATGGTGCGGGCCGGGCTGGCCATCGGGGCCATGGCACGCAGCAGTATGGCGCCGGATTTACAAGTTTTGAATGCGGATTGGCTGCCGCCATTACCGAATATTGATATCGTGCTGGCGCTGGCTTCCCGGTCGCAGTCCCGGCTGACCGCTCAGCAGGCTAAATTAATCAGCCATGCGTTTCAGCGCAATCCACCCGAGATTCCATGTGAGTCACAGCCGATGGCAAAACCACGCGGCATCACACTCATGAAAACTGCAATCAAATGTGAATAG
- a CDS encoding SDR family oxidoreductase, producing the protein MDLRNAVIAITGAGQGLGQMMAVTLAQAGADLALIDLNQEGLAQTRTQCQMLSSKALTYEADVTQENQVERVFDQIIDDFGQLDGLVNNAGILRDGLLVKVKDGALTKMSLEQFNAVMTVNSTGTFLCGREAAARMIQTQRPGVIINISSVARAGNFGQSNYAASKAAVATMAVCWAKELGRYGIRAAAIAPGVVKTAMADQMPPEAIERLENMIPLKRVGQAKEIAHAVKFILENDYFTGRVLEVDGGMRM; encoded by the coding sequence ATGGATCTACGAAATGCTGTGATTGCAATCACCGGTGCTGGCCAGGGTTTAGGGCAGATGATGGCTGTGACACTGGCTCAGGCCGGCGCTGATTTGGCCTTGATCGATCTGAATCAGGAAGGTCTCGCGCAGACACGAACGCAATGCCAGATGCTAAGCAGTAAAGCGCTGACCTATGAAGCGGATGTGACACAGGAAAACCAGGTCGAACGGGTATTTGATCAGATCATCGACGATTTTGGTCAGCTGGATGGTTTGGTGAACAATGCCGGTATTCTGCGTGATGGCTTGCTGGTTAAAGTGAAAGATGGCGCATTAACAAAAATGTCGCTTGAGCAGTTCAATGCCGTGATGACAGTGAACAGCACAGGGACGTTTCTCTGTGGGCGGGAGGCCGCTGCCCGCATGATCCAGACCCAGCGTCCTGGGGTGATTATTAACATTTCCAGTGTTGCCAGAGCCGGAAATTTTGGTCAGAGCAACTATGCTGCTTCTAAAGCCGCAGTCGCCACTATGGCTGTTTGCTGGGCAAAAGAGCTGGGACGCTATGGGATTCGCGCTGCGGCAATCGCACCGGGTGTGGTCAAAACGGCAATGGCGGATCAAATGCCGCCGGAAGCGATAGAAAGGCTTGAGAACATGATCCCGCTAAAGCGTGTAGGTCAGGCCAAAGAAATTGCGCATGCGGTGAAATTCATTCTGGAAAATGACTATTTCACCGGACGGGTACTGGAAGTGGATGGCGGTATGAGAATGTAG
- the mmsB gene encoding 3-hydroxyisobutyrate dehydrogenase yields the protein MAAIAFIGLGNMGSPMARNLLKAGFQVNVYDINAEAARKLEKEGATVASSLKAAVTGADTVITMLPAGQHVHDVYLGPKGQPEAGLLNLVSSGTFLIDSSTIDPATAKEVASHALQHQLAFVDAPVSGGVAGAEAGTLTFIVGGTDAAFHRAEMVLKHVGKNIFHAGPAGAGQMAKICNNLMLAVQMAGACEAINLGMENGLDPKVLSDIMLQSSGRNWVLELYNPCPGVMENAPASKGYQPGFMSKLMLKDLGLGMDAALQSQTAVPMGALARNLYAFHNANGNEQRDFSSLFEFYHGEVKQH from the coding sequence ATGGCAGCAATTGCATTTATTGGACTAGGCAACATGGGCAGCCCGATGGCGAGGAATTTACTCAAAGCGGGTTTTCAGGTCAATGTTTACGATATCAATGCTGAAGCGGCCCGCAAGCTCGAAAAAGAGGGCGCTACGGTGGCGTCCTCTTTGAAAGCGGCGGTAACGGGGGCCGATACCGTGATCACCATGCTGCCGGCAGGTCAGCATGTCCATGATGTCTATCTGGGGCCAAAAGGACAGCCTGAAGCCGGCCTGCTCAATCTGGTTTCATCCGGCACTTTTCTGATTGACTCTTCCACCATTGATCCTGCAACGGCAAAAGAAGTCGCCAGCCATGCTTTGCAGCATCAGCTGGCGTTTGTCGATGCGCCTGTCTCTGGCGGTGTTGCCGGTGCAGAAGCCGGTACGCTGACTTTCATCGTCGGTGGCACCGATGCAGCATTTCATCGCGCGGAAATGGTTCTGAAGCATGTGGGTAAAAACATCTTTCATGCGGGACCTGCCGGTGCCGGGCAGATGGCGAAAATTTGTAATAACCTGATGCTGGCGGTCCAAATGGCCGGTGCCTGTGAAGCGATTAATCTGGGCATGGAAAACGGACTGGATCCTAAAGTCTTGTCAGACATCATGCTGCAAAGCTCTGGCCGGAACTGGGTACTGGAGCTTTACAATCCTTGCCCCGGCGTGATGGAGAATGCGCCTGCCAGTAAAGGGTATCAGCCTGGGTTTATGAGTAAACTGATGCTCAAAGATTTGGGATTAGGGATGGATGCAGCATTGCAAAGTCAGACGGCTGTGCCCATGGGCGCACTGGCGCGTAATCTGTATGCTTTCCACAATGCGAATGGCAATGAGCAGCGCGATTTTTCCAGTCTGTTCGAGTTTTATCACGGTGAAGTCAAACAACATTAG
- a CDS encoding enoyl-CoA hydratase/isomerase family protein, which yields MTGTMTFNELECTDGSRIGVAALDNPAALNALTLPMLKQLSTQLADWESDSNIACVFLHSEHSKAFCAGGDVRAMYHAMLEAESHKQAGESGASPEAFLTEYFSVEYRCDYQIHQYKKPLIVWGEGIVMGGGIGLYMGASHRVVTPTSILAMPEITIGLYPDVGGTWFLNQLPAGIGLFLGLTGARVNASDALDLKMADYILLAEHKQAVLSGLQAIDWQQVGDSGKAVTNCLSQLAESAKSAWPPSQMIPYFPQIQAASVGRDLSEICQQIQSIDGLGTWLETAKSTLKQGSPVTAHICYRQMTSYKALSLADCFRLELGLSVRCGMLGEFQEGVRARLIDKCGEPKWIFPTVSAVDSSVIDDLFAPMWSEDDHPLRDLGKE from the coding sequence ATGACAGGAACAATGACATTTAACGAGCTGGAATGTACTGACGGCTCCCGCATTGGTGTTGCGGCACTGGATAATCCCGCAGCATTGAATGCGCTGACCCTGCCTATGCTCAAGCAATTAAGCACTCAACTGGCGGACTGGGAAAGTGACAGTAATATCGCGTGTGTTTTTCTTCACAGCGAACACAGCAAAGCCTTTTGCGCGGGGGGGGACGTGCGCGCGATGTACCATGCCATGCTTGAAGCGGAATCCCACAAGCAGGCCGGTGAGAGTGGCGCGTCGCCTGAAGCGTTTCTGACTGAGTATTTCAGTGTTGAGTATCGTTGCGATTATCAGATCCATCAGTACAAAAAGCCGCTGATCGTATGGGGTGAAGGTATTGTGATGGGCGGTGGTATCGGGCTGTATATGGGGGCGAGTCACCGGGTCGTGACCCCGACCAGCATACTGGCCATGCCTGAAATCACGATTGGCTTGTACCCAGATGTTGGTGGTACCTGGTTTCTGAATCAGCTACCTGCCGGGATTGGACTGTTTCTGGGGCTGACTGGTGCACGTGTGAATGCCAGTGATGCGCTCGATCTGAAAATGGCCGATTATATTTTACTGGCTGAACACAAACAGGCGGTGCTTTCCGGTTTGCAGGCCATTGACTGGCAGCAGGTTGGCGACTCAGGCAAGGCAGTCACAAACTGCCTGAGTCAATTGGCGGAATCGGCAAAATCTGCATGGCCGCCGAGCCAGATGATCCCTTATTTCCCTCAAATCCAGGCGGCCAGCGTTGGGCGAGATCTGAGTGAAATCTGTCAGCAAATTCAGTCGATTGATGGTTTAGGCACCTGGCTGGAAACTGCGAAATCAACCCTGAAACAGGGCAGCCCTGTCACCGCGCATATTTGCTACCGGCAAATGACGAGCTACAAAGCCCTTTCACTGGCTGACTGTTTCCGGCTTGAGCTGGGCTTGTCTGTTCGCTGCGGCATGCTGGGCGAGTTTCAGGAAGGTGTCCGGGCACGTCTGATTGATAAGTGCGGCGAACCGAAATGGATTTTTCCCACGGTCTCGGCAGTGGACAGCAGCGTGATTGATGACCTTTTTGCACCCATGTGGAGTGAAGATGATCATCCGCTGCGTGATTTAGGCAAAGAATAG